In Cicer arietinum cultivar CDC Frontier isolate Library 1 chromosome 1, Cicar.CDCFrontier_v2.0, whole genome shotgun sequence, one DNA window encodes the following:
- the LOC101497563 gene encoding uncharacterized protein, giving the protein MAEDGKPDAQLFQLLSNLLLEVEALTNQEEVELRSKIETLGLEVTKVPSKSTKQLDELEIAKELDRLSAKLDDVDEMISSTMAADPQVQSLLSSTADLWMPVITATSEERRNFTASPGDNTTQTDAENSK; this is encoded by the exons ATGGCAGAGGATGGAAAGCCCGATGCTCAGCTCTTTCAGCTTCTCTCCAATCTTCTCCTTGAG GTAGAAGCACTGACAAATCAAGAAGAAGTTGAACTGCGTTCCAAAATTGAAACTCTTGGACTAGAGGTCACAAAAGTTCCTTCAAAGTCGACGAAACAACTTGACGAG TTGGAAATAGCTAAGGAGTTGGATAGATTATCAGCAAAATTGGATGATGTTGATGAGATGATATCATCCACCATGGCTGCAGATCCTCAGGTGCAATCTCTATTAAGTTCTACAGCTGACCTGTGGATGCCAGTCATCACTGCTACATCTGAGGAAAGGCGTAATTTTACAGCGTCTCCTGGAGACAACACCACCCAAACGGATGCAGAAAACTCTAAATAA
- the LOC101497895 gene encoding putative pentatricopeptide repeat-containing protein At1g03510 codes for MASSSSLFSSNHHQLLSLTKLITTHVNNSRHKQALTIFHHMHSTLLITLDPHVFTLALKSCTALNLPFLATSIHSHLIKSSFLSTNPFLSSSLINLYGHCISLTSARKLFDETPHPNVVIWNSIISLYSHSHHVTTALKLFNVMHVPPNESTFNPIIAALSTSNQDDSSFKAIWFYRKMLDLKLKPRLITLLALLPASVSLAALNLIKEIHGYAIRNDIDEHPQLSSGFIEAYGRCGCLMNSRKVFQRMRGCDKDVVVWSSLISACALHGEAREALEVFREMEVSGVKPDGITFLGVLKACSHAGLDDEALCCFMRMHRDYGVEPNSEHYSCLVDVLSRAGRLYEAYEVIKGMPVKVTAKAWGALLGACRNYGELELAEIAGKALVEVEPDNAANYVLLAKIYASVGRQEEADRMRREMKEKGVKVTSGSSWVVYSES; via the coding sequence ATGGCCTCCTCTTCCTCTTTGTTTTCATCCAACCACCATCAACTCCTCTCCTTAACAAAACTAATAACAACACACGTAAACAATTCCCGTCACAAACAAGCCCTTACAATCTTCCACCACATGCACTCCACTCTTCTCATCACACTCGACCCACACGTCTTCACTCTCGCTCTCAAATCCTGCACCGCCCTCAATCTCCCCTTCCTCGCCACTTCCATCCACTCTCACCTCATTAAATCCTCATTTCTTTCAACCAACCCATTCCTCTCTTCCTCCCTCATCAACCTCTACGGTCACTGCATTTCTCTCACTTCCGCACGTAAACTGTTTGATGAAACTCCTCACCCAAATGTCGTCATTTGGAACTCCATCATTTCACTTTACTCCCATTCCCATCATGTTACCACTGCACTTAAACTATTTAATGTCATGCATGTACCTCCTAATGAATCCACTTTTAACCCGATTATTGCCGCCTTGTCGACGTCAAATCAGGACGATTCCTCGTTTAAAGCTATATGGTTTTATAGGAAGATGTTGGATTTAAAACTGAAGCCGCGTTTGATAACGCTTTTGGCCCTTCTTCCGGCTTCTGTTTCGTTGGCAGCattgaatttgattaaagagATTCATGGTTATGCGATAAGGAATGATATTGATGAACATCCTCAGTTGAGTAGTGGGTTTATTGAAGCTTATGGGAGATGTGGTTGTTTGATGAATTCGCGGAAAGTTTTTCAGAGGATGAGGGGATGTGATAAGGATGTGGTTGTTTGGAGTAGTTTAATATCTGCTTGTGCATTGCACGGCGAAGCGAGGGAAGCGTTGGAGGTTTTTCGAGAAATGGAGGTTTCGGGTGTGAAGCCGGATGGGATAACTTTTCTTGGTGTTTTGAAGGCTTGTAGTCATGCTGGGTTAGATGATGAGGCTTTGTGTTGTTTTATGAGGATGCATAGGGATTATGGTGTTGAGCCAAATAGCGAACATTATTCTTGTTTGGTTGATGTTTTGAGTAGAGCTGGGAGATTGTATGAAGCTTATGAGGTTATTAAAGGGATGCCTGTGAAGGTTACTGCTAAGGCATGGGGTGCTCTTCTTGGTGCTTGTAGGAATTATGGAGAGTTGGAGTTGGCCGAGATTGCGGGGAAGGCTTTGGTTGAGGTTGAGCCGGATAATGCTGCGAACTATGTTCTGTTGGCTAAGATTTATGCCAGTGTTGGGAGACAAGAGGAAGCTGATAGAATGAGAAGGGAAATGAAAGAGAAGGGAGTGAAGGTGACGAGTGGTAGTAGCTGGGTTGTGTATTCTGAGTCGTGA